A window of the Lates calcarifer isolate ASB-BC8 linkage group LG18, TLL_Latcal_v3, whole genome shotgun sequence genome harbors these coding sequences:
- the apex1 gene encoding DNA-(apurinic or apyrimidinic site) endonuclease, with protein sequence MKRGKKAEEAVADGENDNGSATAKKAKKAKEPEAPVLYDDPPDKMTSKDGREANMKITSWNVDGLRAWVKKKGLDWVREENPDVLCLQETKCAEKDLPADITSMPEYPHKYWAVSDDKEGYSGVAMLCKTEPIKVTYGIGKEEHDKEGRVITAEFPNFYLVTAYVPNSGRGLVRLDYRKTWDVDFRAYLSELDVQKPLVLCGDLNVAHQEIDLKNPKGNKKNAGFTPEEREGFSQLLEAGFTDSFRELYPEQTNAYTFWTYMMNARSKNVGWRLDYFLLSSSLLPGLCDSKIRNKAMGSDHCPITLHIAM encoded by the exons ATGAAGAGAGGCAAGAAGGCAGAGGAGGCGGTCGCAGATGGGGAAAATGACAATGGCTCTG CTACTGCAAAAAAAGCCAAGAAGGCTAAAGAACCAGAGGCCCCAGTTCTGTACGATGATCCTCCTGACAAGATGACCAGCAAAGATGGACGAGAGGCCAACATGAAGATCACCTCCTGGAATGTCGACGGGCTGAGGGCCTGGGTGAAAAAGAAGGGCTTGGAT TGGGTGCGTGAGGAGAATCCAGATGTTCTGTGCCTGCAAGAGACCAAGTGTGCAGAGAAAGACCTCCCTGCTGACATCACCTCAATGCCTGAGTACCCACACAAGTACTGGGCTGTCTCAGATGACAAGGAGGGTTATAGTGGTGTGGCCATGCTTTGCAAGACTGAACCCATCAAAGTGACCTATGGTATTG GCAAAGAGGAGCATGACAAGGAGGGTCGCGTCATCACTGCTGAGTTCCCCAACTTCTACCTGGTGACCGCCTATGTGCCAAATTCCGGAAGAGGCCTTGTGCGCCTAGATTACCGCAAAACCTGGGACGTCGACTTCCGGGCATACCTGAGTGAGCTGGATGTGCAGAAGCCCCTGGTGCTGTGCGGCGATCTCAACGTTGCGCACCAAGAGATCGACCTGAAGAACCCCAAGGGGAACAAGAAAAATGCAGGCTTCACCCCCGAGGAGCGCGAGGGCTTCAGCCAGCTGCTGGAGGCCGGTTTCACCGACAGCTTCCGCGAGCTCTATCCTGAGCAGACCAACGCCTACACCTTCTGGACCTACATGATGAACGCCCGCTCAAAGAACGTGGGATGGAGGCTCGATTACTTTTTGCTGTCGTCCTCCTTGCTGCCAGGCCTATGCGACAGCAAAATCCGCAACAAGGCGATGGGAAGCGACCACTGCCCCATCACTCTGCACATAGCCATGTAG
- the osgep gene encoding tRNA N6-adenosine threonylcarbamoyltransferase, whose amino-acid sequence MTVVIGFEGSANKIGVGIIRDGEVLSNPRRTYITPPGQGFMPSDTARHHRAVILTVLKEALEQAGLKPADIDCVAYTKGPGMGAPLVTVALVARTVAQLWGKPLLGVNHCIGHIEMGRLITKANNPTVLYVSGGNTQVIAYSERRYRIFGETIDIAVGNCLDRFARVIKISNDPSPGYNIEQMAKKGSQYVELPYTVKGMDVSFSGILSYIEEAAHKMLSSDQCTAEDLCFSLQETVFSMLVEITERAMAHCGSQEVLIVGGVGCNLRLQEMMGVMCKERGAKLFATDERFCIDNGAMIAQAGWEMFKSGQVTELEDSWITQRYRTDEVEVTWRD is encoded by the exons ATGACTGTAGTTATTGGGTTTGAAGGCAGTGCCAATAAGATTGGTGTAGGAATCATCAGGGATGGTGAAGTTCTTTCCAACCCCAGACGGACTTACATCACACCTCCTGGTCAAG GATTCATGCCGAGTGACACCGCTCGGCACCACCGTGCTGTCATACTGACTGTCCTGAAGGAGGCGCTGGAACAAGCAGGGCTGAAGCCTGCAGACATTGACTGTGTGGCGTACACCAAAG GTCCTGGTATGGGTGCCCCCCTGGTAACGGTGGCTCTGGTGGCTCGTACAGTCGCACAGCTTTGGGGGAAGCCGCTGCTCGGTGTCAACCACTGCATCGGACACATAGAGATGGGTCGACTCATCACCAAAGCCAACAACCCCACTGTGCTTTATGTTAGTGGAGGGAACACACAG GTTATTGCATACTCAGAGCGGCGGTACAGAATATTTGGGGAGACCATCGACATTGCAGTTGGCAACTGTTTGGACAGGTTTGCCAGAGTCATAAag ATATCCAATGACCCCAGTCCAGGCTACAACATAGAGCAGATGGCCAAGAA AGGCAGTCAGTATGTGGAGTTACCATACACAGTTAAAGGAATGGACGTTTCATTTTCTGGGATTTTATCCTACATTGAG gaAGCTGCTCATAAGATGCTCAGCTCTGATCAGTGTACAGCAGAGGACCTGTGTTTCTCACTGCAG GAGACAGTATTCTCCATGCTGGTGGAGATTACAGAGAGGGCCATGGCTCACTGTGGCTCCCAAGAGGTCCTCATCGTAGGAGGTGTTGGCT gtaACCTGCGTCTGCAGGAGATGATGGGGGTGATGTGTAAGGAGAGGGGAGCCAAGCTGTTTGCCACAGATGAACG ATTCTGTATAGACAACGGAGCAATGATTGCTCAAGCCGGCTGGGAGATGTTTAAGTCCGGTCAGGTGACAGAGCTGGAAGACTCATGGATTACACAAAG GTACAGAACAGATGAAGTTGAGGTGACATGGAGAGACTGA
- the si:ch211-214j24.10 gene encoding uncharacterized protein si:ch211-214j24.10 translates to MHIKTGTWEASNTVCESDTLCDPAVLVSATNSEPHIRNRRLSPGSGNCGGGGGGGCISGGDQQPRQLSPEGDLIGPGHTNAFSFRREKERKGQQHKGRSLRRESHKGVSRVSERPQKSSQKERWVEDSLSLLKPPPAFPVQDSPAKLQPAVSYASKVKAGAAGGALEEDRPAIGVLLQNQWGLSFISEARPITEGTSPRPTANALSLQPTDAKQSEDLQLDTVLTVQAPEETPTPITTSVTPNTRPEVDKSNGKLLLSCRHLVEALNYHNREWNSICNRQKKDPKRIVWYKDTQEHPA, encoded by the exons ATGCATATCAAAACAG GTACATGGGAAGCCAgcaacactgtgtgtgagtcCGATACCCTGTGCGATCCAGCAGTCCTTGTTTCAGCCACTAACTCTGAGCCACATATTCGTAACCGCCGCCTGTCCCCTGGCTCAGGAaactgtggaggtggtgggggtggaggcTGCATTTCTGGAGGTGATCAGCAGCCCAGGCAACTTTCACCTGAGGGCGACCTGATTGGACCTGGTCATACAAACGCCTTCAGCTTCCGCAGGGAAAAAGAACGCAAGGGTCAGCAGCACAAAGGGCGCAGCCTCCGTAGGGAAAGTCATAAGGGGGTCAGCCGAGTTAGTGAGCGGCCACAAAAATCTAGCCAAAAGGAAAGGTGGGTGGAGGACAGTCTGTCACTGCTCAAGCCCCCGCCTGCCTTCCCAGTGCAGGACAGCCCCGCCAAACTGCAGCCTGCCGTCAGCTACGCTTCCAAGGTGAAGGCGGGAGCAGCAGGTGGAGCGCTGGAGGAGGATCGCCCTGCCATTGGCGTGCTGCTACAGAACCAGTGGGGTCTCAGTTTCATCAGCGAGGCGAGGCCGATCACAGAGGGCACTAGCCCTCGCCCCACTGCCAATGCCCTATCACTTCAGCCCACAGACGCTAAACAGTCAGAAGACCTACAGCTCGACACAGTTCTCACAGTCCAGGCCCCTGAAGAAACACCTACTCCAATCACTACCTCCGTCACCCCAAACACACGCCCAGAGGTGGACAAGAGCAACGGGAAGCTGCTGCTTAGCTGTCGCCATCTAGTGGAGGCTCTGAACTATCACAATAGAG agtGGAATTCTATTTGTAACAGGCAGAAAAAAG aTCCAAAAAGGATTGTCTGGTACAAGGACACCCAGGAGCACCCAGCCTAG
- the LOC108888370 gene encoding zinc finger protein ZFP2, with product MVETAVSSYQVENTDVFLPLSSLRLLIPPLRLLSAAMWQVAQQRHVLDYEKLDEFVSLVTATVPDLLSPKQRGKLLLRLRSKIILELCRNEETANMLCIQPHLERIRPPGYTGSGDAEVDAEEAIFVELIQTLLKDPAERQHFYKEVFPTEYGLSYDTDMQLLVWEFLSKLEKLLPVPDLGQTVSWLTSAPSVLKDCLQALSNPDDLRSLLQHHRCLEHLGSQGTTVEMSTQVFACSECPFFHMQESYLLQHIEHSHPEHHKKSQRAAETAEAPKKKVQCPEFPKPFPIHDRPDPHTCQECGKTFTRASDVTRHQRTHTGERPYTCEECKKGFKNSWDLTRHQRIHTGERPFLCSQCGKRFTQMGLLKLHFERTACGQTCNPPLDLTTEVVVAEETSEKGSGQYKCQKCGDSFSSILERLRHRQGHVVRRQYKCPLCEKIYSRASDLKRHQMKHTGERPFACECGKSFTHVWLLNKHQQIHTRERPYPCAECGKSFTQLQILNRHLLTHNGQRPFQCSYCEKSFTQLASLTRHERIHTGERPYLCTTCDKTFLTHGELSRHQRSHSNFRPFSCSQCPKSFKTKRAQSEHLNTHTGERPFACTRCGKRFAKSTSLVRHNLTHTGERPHQCSQCGKTFLTSGELLLHKRIHTGERPYPCSYCERRFRCSSDLNMHIRTHTGEKPHSCLFCKKSFSTSTRLKRHMRTHMEKGIVVESLSL from the exons ATGGTGGAAACAGCTGTCAGTTCCTATCAGGTGGAAAACACAG atgTGTTCCTACCATTGTCGTCACTAAGGCTGCTGATCCCTCCTCTGCGGCTGCTCTCTGCAGCGATGTGGCAGGTGGCTCAGCAGAGACACGTTCTTGATTATGAAAAGCTGGATGAGTTTGTATCACTGGTGACGGCCACAGTTCCTGACCTGCTCAGTCCAAAGCAACGGGGCAAACTGCTTCTCCGACTGCGATCGAAA ATTATTCTTGAGCTGTGCAGAAATGAGGAGACAGCCAACATGTTGTGTATACAGCCTCACCTAGAACGAATCCGCCCACCAGGATACACAGGG AGTGGAGACGCAGAGGTGGACGCAGAGGAAGCTATTTTCGTGGAGCTCATCCAAACTCTCCTGAAAGACCCTGCAGAGAGGCAGCATTTTTACAAG GAGGTTTTTCCAACAGAGTATGGTCTCAGCTATGACACAGACATGCAGCTCCTTGTGTGGGAGTTTCTTTCTAAACTGGAAAAACTCTTGCCAGTGCCAGACCTCGGTCAG ACAGTTTCATGGCTGACCTCTGCCCCCTCCGTACTGAAGGACTGCCTGCAAGCGCTTTCCAATCCTGATGACCTGAGGTCTCTCCTGCAGCACCACAGATGCCTTGAACACCTTGGCtcacaag GTACCACTGTGGAGATGTCTACCCAGGTCTTCGCCTGCTCTGAGTGTCCGTTCTTCCACATGCAGGAGTCCTACCTGCTGCAGCACATTGAGCACAGTCACCCAGAACACCACAAGAAATCCCAGAGGGCTGCAGAGACAGCCGAGGCCCCCAAGAAGAAGGTCCAGTGCCCCGAGTTCCCAAAGCCTTTCCCCATCCACGACAGGCCTGACCCTCACACGTGCCAGGAATGTGGTAAAACCTTCACACGTGCCTCAGACGTGACTCGTCACCAGCGGACTCACACTGGTGAGCGCCCGTACACCTGTGAGGAATGTAAGAAGGGCTTCAAGAACTCCTGGGATCTGACCAGACATCAGCGCATTCACACCGGAGAGCGGCCCTTCCTCTGCTCCCAGTGTGGCAAACGGTTCACACAGATGGGTTTGCTCAAACTGCATTTTGAACGAACAGCCTGTGGCCAGACGTGCAACCCTCCCCTGGACTTAACGACAGAAGTTGTAGTAGCAGAGGAGACGTCAGAAAAAGGCAGTGGTCAGTACAAATGCCAGAAATGTGGTGATAGCTTCAGTAGCATCCTGGAGCGGCTGAGGCACAGGCAAGGACATGTGGTGAGGCGTCAGTACAAATGCCCCCTTTGTGAGAAGATCTACAGCCGAGCGTCAGATTTAAAGAGACACCAGATGAAACACACCGGCGAGCGGCCGTTTGCCTGTGAGTGTGGGAAGAGCTTCACCCATGTGTGGCTTCTGAATAAACACCAGCAGATCCACACCAGGGAGCGTCCGTACCCCTGCGCAGAGTGTGGCAAAAGCTTCACACAGCTCCAGATACTTAACAGGCACCTGCTGACTCACAACGGCCAGCGGCCTTTTCAGTGCTCCTACTGTGAGAAGAGCTTCACCCAGCTGGCCAGCCTCACACGCCACGAGAGGATCCACACGGGTGAGAGGCCGTACCTCTGCACCACCTGTGACAAGACGTTCCTCACGCATGGAGAGCTGAGCAGACATCAGCGCAGCCACAGCAACTTCAGGCCGTTCAGCTGCTCGCAGTGCCCCAAGAGCTTCAAGACCAAGCGCGCTCAGAGCGAACACctcaatacacacacaggtgagcGTCCATTTGCTTGCACGCGTTGCGGGAAGAGGTTCGCCAAGTCCACCTCACTCGTACGGCACAACCTGACTCACACAGGGGAGCGGCCGCACCAGTGCTCCCAGTGTGGAAAGACCTTCCTCACCTCCGGTGAGCTGCTCCTCCACAAACGGATCCACACAGGCGAACGACCTTATCCCTGCTCCTACTGCGAGAGGAGGTTCAGGTGCTCCTCCGACCTCAACATGCACATCAGGACACACACCGGGGAGAAGCCACACAGCTGTCTGTTCTGTAAGAAGAGCTTCTCAACATCTACGAGACTCAAGagacacatgcgcacacacatggAGAAAGGCATAGTTGTGGAATCACTTAGTCTTTGA